From a region of the Saccharomyces paradoxus chromosome IV, complete sequence genome:
- the NOP6 gene encoding Nop6p (rRNA-binding protein required for 40S ribosomal subunit biogenesis~similar to YDL213C): MGSEEDKKLTKKQLKAQQFRKSKEEKDQGKDVKLEQAQEGKRPNSAAGNDGEEPVKKKRKTRRGRGGKGKNGKKGNRFIVFVGSLPRDITAAELQNHFKNSSPDQIRLRADKGIAFLEFDADKDRTGIQRRMDIALLQHGTLLKEKKINVELTVGGGGNSQERLEKLKNKNIKLDEERKERLTKMINDGNQKKMAKTTSTAAQTSGTDKPVPAGIHPDRAKLLK, translated from the coding sequence ATGGGGTCTGAGGAAGATAAAAAACTGACTAAGAAGCAGCTCAAAGCTCAGCAGTTCAGGAAAAGTAAGGAGGAAAAAGATCAAGGGAAAGACGTAAAGCTGGAGCAAGCACAAGAGGGAAAAAGACCCAACAGTGCAGCTGGAAATGATGGTGAAGAACCtgtgaagaagaaaagaaaaacacgTAGAGGCCGTGGTGGCAAAGgcaaaaatggcaaaaagGGCAACAGAtttattgtatttgttGGCAGCTTACCCAGGGATATCACTGCTGCCGAACTGCAAAAccatttcaaaaacagTTCACCAGACCAAATCCGTCTCAGAGCTGACAAAGGTATTGCGTTTTTGGAATTCGATGCTGACAAAGACCGCACCGGCATTCAAAGACGTATGGACATTGCCCTGTTGCAACATGGGACCTtattgaaggaaaaaaagattaacGTCGAGCTAACTGTTGGTGGAGGTGGTAACAGTCAAGAGCGTCtggaaaaactgaaaaacaagaatatcAAGTTGGACGAAGAACGTAAGGAGAGGTTGACAAAGATGATTAACGACGGtaatcaaaagaaaatggctAAAACTACTTCCACCGCAGCCCAAACATCTGGAACAGACAAGCCTGTTCCTGCAGGAATCCACCCTGATAGAGCCAAATTACTCAAATGA
- the PRR2 gene encoding serine/threonine protein kinase PRR2 (Serine/threonine protein kinase~similar to YDL214C): MSLSRILRYNQRNNKTTASLTAEHAYSNNLVSSVSSREPDNIAVDMAAKTSGALNEPYDSVLSPPPAARIDCTQSSGDDKNTDLQKLTTSWMEKIGTEMPENISKIDSNIISSPMVSRVEARFIVPKGKLRKNSIDFASSFSNSLSLPKSYGKLTFFTSKKSNSSTKRNQAHDINNNKDDIHSSSSSSHNIPVTATTMACDEIAFTSTEHEYEVYEDDRMFTTHVYSLEDSISSLSTNFLDDTYSEAVQVNTRHIENTESTTHVRKHSYTTSLSSIKRLLKITSFNNHNNSLCDHQANTTTDNCAITSSLNEATSSSVSTRSLSVMSENEDNDRNQIIQALYSNIEASTDLVSRKYRDLNVVLGEGSGGKVKLVQRVLDNKIFALKEYRSKKRRESERIYIKKIISEYCIASTLKNPNICETLEILYENGKIFQILEYCEYDLFSLVMSEKMQYEEICCLFKQLINGVKYLHDIGLSHRDLKLDNCVVTQKGILKLIDFGASSVFHYPLSSQMIEANGIVGSDPYLSPEVFYFSEYDPRALDVWSIGIIFFCMITRRFPWKYPKVRDGQFKAFCSGRGVSSFKDLVTRPATDDSNKYDDGYKDGAIDMGPNFLLHRLPEETHTVMRLILEISPFRRITINGLLQDNWIQEIEACQVVGAAGSDEASLQIINKGNHIHTNIDQRYAHIGGLHQQT, translated from the coding sequence ATGTCGTTATCTAGAATTCTGCGATATAACCAGAGGAACAACAAAACTACGGCTTCCTTGACTGCAGAGCACGCCTATTCCAATAATTTGGTATCTTCTGTTTCATCAAGGGAACCTGATAATATTGCTGTGGATATGGCTGCCAAGACAAGTGGGGCGCTAAATGAACCATATGATTCCGTTCTGTCTCCCCCCCCTGCAGCACGGATAGACTGTACTCAATCTTCTGGAGATGATAAAAACACGGATTTGCAAAAACTGACCACTTCTTGGATGGAGAAAATTGGCACGGAGATGCCCGAAAACATATCTAAAATCGACTCTAATATTATTTCCTCTCCCATGGTCAGTAGGGTTGAAGCAAGATTTATTGTTCCGAAGGGAAAATTGAGGAAAAACTCCATCGATTTTGCGTCATCTTTCTCGAACTCGTTAAGCTTGCCCAAGAGTTATGGCAAATTAACTTTTTTCACGtcaaagaaaagcaatAGCAGtaccaaaagaaatcaagCTCATgatatcaataataacaagGATGACATCCATTCTTCTAGCAGTAGTAGTCACAACATTCCAGTCACCGCAACCACAATGGCATGCGACGAAATTGCTTTCACTTCCACAGAACATGAATATGAGGTTTATGAGGACGACAGGATGTTCACTACTCACGTCTATTCTCTAGAAGATTCGATCTCTTCACTTTCCACCAACTTTCTCGACGATACGTATTCAGAAGCCGTTCAAGTAAATACGAGACATATTGAGAATACTGAAAGCACAACCCATGTACGAAAACACTCCTATACTACTTCTTTATCAAGCATCAAGAGGCTCTTAAAAATAACGTCTTTTAACAATCACAACAATAGCTTATGCGATCACCAGGCAAACACAACTACAGATAATTGTGCTATTACATCATCATTGAACGAAGCcacctcttcttctgtctCAACTAGATCACTTTCTGTCATGAGTGAGAATGAAGACAACGACAGGAATCAGATTATTCAGGCTTTATATAGTAACATTGAAGCCTCCACGGACTTAGTTTCCAGGAAATATAGAGATCTCAACGTTGTTCTCGGCGAAGGTTCTGGTGGCAAAGTGAAGCTGGTTCAAAGGGTCCTGgataataaaatttttgcaTTAAAGGAATACAGGtccaagaaaagaagggaaTCTGAGAGAATATacatcaagaaaataatttcCGAATACTGTATTGCATccactttgaaaaacccGAATATTTGTGAAACCTTGGAAATATTGTATGAGAATggtaaaatatttcaaattctggAATACTGCGAATAtgatttattttccttGGTTATGagtgaaaaaatgcaaTATGAGGAAATATGTTGTCTTTTCAAGCAGCTAATTAACGGTGTAAAATATTTGCACGATATTGGCCTTTCTCATCGTGATTTGAAGCTAGATAACTGTGTCGTGACGCAAAAAGGgatcttgaaattgattgACTTTGGTGCTTCCAGTGTCTTCCATTATCCATTGTCTTCACAGATGATTGAAGCAAATGGAATTGTCGGTAGCGACCCCTACTTATCACCAGAAGTCTTTTATTTCAGTGAGTACGATCCAAGGGCACTTGATGTTTGGTCCATTGgaataatattcttttgtATGATAACTAGAAGATTCCCTTGGAAATATCCAAAAGTGAGAGATGGCCAATTCAAGGCATTTTGTTCTGGAAGAGGTGTGtcatctttcaaagatcTTGTGACAAGACCCGCTACCGATGACAGCAATAAATATGATGATGGTTACAAAGACGGAGCCATCGATATGGGCCCCAATTTCCTTTTACACAGGCTGCCAGAAGAAACTCACACAGTAATGAGGCTTATACTGGAAATTTCACCTTTTAGAAGAATTACCATAAATGGATTATTACAAGATAACTGGATTCAAGAAATAGAAGCATGTCAAGTTGTGGGCGCGGCGGGCTCAGATGAGGCATCgcttcaaataataaacaaagGTAATCATATCCATACAAACATCGATCAACGATACGCTCATATCGGCGGCCTGCATCAGCAAACGTAA